Proteins encoded within one genomic window of Saccharopolyspora pogona:
- a CDS encoding DinB family protein: MPASRRELLRWQFNLTWSLFKLHLEQLNPQDFLWEPAKCCWTMRQGDGVAWVPDWADTEPAPIPVPTIGWVTWHIGWWWSMTIDHAQGRPPRDRTEVEWPGAGQPTIDWLRGLRADWLAVLDELTDADLDAAAPFPWQNDPEMTVAHMVGWVNAELMKNAAEIGQLRLVRAAS; this comes from the coding sequence ATGCCTGCATCCCGTCGCGAACTGCTGCGCTGGCAGTTCAACCTGACCTGGTCGCTGTTCAAACTGCATCTGGAACAGCTGAACCCCCAGGACTTCCTCTGGGAGCCCGCGAAGTGCTGTTGGACGATGCGCCAGGGCGACGGCGTAGCGTGGGTGCCGGACTGGGCCGATACCGAGCCCGCCCCTATCCCGGTCCCGACCATCGGCTGGGTTACCTGGCACATCGGGTGGTGGTGGAGCATGACCATCGACCACGCGCAAGGCCGACCGCCGCGCGACCGGACCGAGGTCGAATGGCCCGGTGCCGGGCAGCCGACGATCGACTGGCTGCGCGGGCTCCGCGCGGACTGGCTGGCGGTGCTCGACGAGCTTACCGACGCCGACCTGGATGCCGCCGCGCCGTTCCCGTGGCAGAACGACCCCGAGATGACCGTGGCCCACATGGTCGGATGGGTCAACGCGGAACTGATGAAGAACGCCGCCGAGATCGGCCAACTCCGGCTGGTACGGGCCGCTTCGTGA
- a CDS encoding DUF427 domain-containing protein — MTDNTGEQPRIQRSPKRVRAYLRGRLVADTRGPMLVWEHPYYPTYYLPAEDVQAKLRPTGETRHIDRVGDGDVHDVLVDGTVAEGAAVRFPDSFAAPDLVRLEWGAMDEWFEEDEPVYVHPRDPYKRVDVLASSRHVTVRIGGVVVADSHRPHVLFETGLPPRSYLPLTDVRMDLLRPSNRRTQCPYKGTATYWNAIIDGTEHADIVWTYRTPLPESQKIAGLACFYDERVEITIDGELQEQPRTPFS, encoded by the coding sequence ATGACCGACAACACCGGTGAGCAGCCGAGGATCCAGCGATCGCCCAAGCGGGTGCGGGCCTACCTCCGCGGCCGGCTGGTCGCGGACACCAGGGGTCCGATGCTCGTTTGGGAGCACCCCTACTACCCGACCTACTACCTACCGGCGGAGGACGTCCAGGCGAAGCTGCGCCCGACCGGTGAAACCCGCCACATCGACCGCGTCGGAGACGGTGACGTGCACGACGTGCTGGTCGACGGAACCGTCGCCGAGGGCGCCGCCGTCCGGTTCCCGGACTCCTTCGCGGCACCGGACCTGGTGCGGCTCGAATGGGGCGCGATGGACGAGTGGTTCGAGGAGGACGAGCCCGTGTACGTCCACCCCCGCGACCCGTACAAGCGGGTCGACGTACTGGCCAGCTCGCGGCACGTCACCGTGCGGATCGGCGGCGTCGTCGTGGCCGACTCGCATCGCCCGCACGTCCTGTTCGAGACCGGGCTGCCGCCGCGTTCTTACCTCCCGCTGACCGACGTCCGGATGGACTTGCTGCGGCCGTCGAACCGGCGAACCCAATGCCCGTACAAGGGAACCGCGACGTACTGGAACGCGATTATCGATGGCACCGAACACGCCGACATCGTCTGGACCTACCGCACGCCGCTCCCGGAGAGCCAGAAGATCGCCGGTCTCGCCTGCTTCTACGACGAGCGGGTGGAGATCACCATCGACGGCGAACTCCAGGAGCAGCCGCGCACCCCGTTCTCCTGA
- a CDS encoding DivIVA domain-containing protein, with protein MLTPDDVHNVAFARTWRRSRGFDEAEVDEFLERVEATLRGKRLVTVRDVLTARFSPGKPGRAYKKTQVAEFLDQIALTLMKLEVRESERRGQRGSGTASERKTVVRRVDRAVAAPRPEPVQRAAELVPPGRVEVFDGHATSQSALDKAEVDAFMDRVEATLRGADTLTAQDVLGVRFNPPGPGQPGYQEASVFAFLVMVSTIIKNMTPRQGDRPTQRIPIGRAFPRPVDPETPQLTSEAIGSVVLSGSTANKPGYDEAQVDDFLDRVAATLRGTDTLTSKDVQAVVFREQPVAGAGYDQAEVESLLDLIADRLDSDASPAPVGVRPGRNRGERPRG; from the coding sequence ATGCTCACCCCCGACGACGTGCACAACGTTGCGTTCGCCAGGACGTGGCGGCGCAGCCGCGGCTTCGACGAGGCAGAGGTCGACGAGTTCCTCGAACGCGTCGAGGCGACTCTGCGAGGGAAGCGGCTGGTGACCGTACGCGATGTGCTGACCGCCCGGTTCAGCCCGGGCAAACCTGGGCGGGCCTACAAGAAGACCCAGGTAGCTGAGTTCCTGGACCAGATCGCGCTGACCCTGATGAAGCTGGAGGTGCGGGAGTCCGAGCGCCGCGGGCAGCGGGGGAGCGGCACGGCGAGCGAGCGGAAGACTGTGGTCCGGCGCGTCGACCGGGCTGTGGCGGCACCGCGGCCCGAACCGGTGCAGCGGGCCGCCGAGCTCGTGCCACCGGGACGCGTCGAGGTCTTCGACGGCCACGCGACGTCGCAGTCCGCGCTGGACAAGGCCGAGGTCGACGCGTTCATGGACCGCGTCGAAGCCACCCTCCGCGGCGCCGACACCCTCACCGCGCAGGACGTGCTGGGCGTCCGGTTCAACCCTCCCGGGCCGGGCCAACCGGGTTACCAGGAGGCCAGCGTCTTCGCCTTCCTCGTCATGGTCTCCACGATCATCAAGAACATGACACCACGCCAGGGGGACCGTCCGACGCAGCGCATCCCGATCGGCCGCGCCTTCCCGCGACCGGTGGATCCGGAGACGCCCCAGCTCACCTCGGAGGCGATCGGCAGCGTGGTGCTGAGCGGTTCGACAGCGAACAAGCCCGGCTACGACGAGGCCCAGGTCGACGACTTCCTGGACCGTGTCGCAGCGACCCTGCGCGGCACCGACACGTTGACCTCGAAGGATGTGCAGGCCGTCGTCTTCCGCGAGCAGCCCGTAGCCGGCGCCGGCTACGACCAGGCGGAAGTCGAATCGCTGCTGGACCTCATCGCGGACCGCCTGGACAGCGACGCCTCGCCAGCGCCGGTGGGCGTTCGCCCCGGACGGAACCGGGGTGAACGCCCACGCGGTTGA
- a CDS encoding methionine ABC transporter permease codes for MNIDWTTIGPVLLTSIGETIWMVIATMLIGGFLGLALGILLYTTRKGGILANRFVFLVLNVLVNIIRPIPFIIFVTAIGPLTVKIVGTTLGTTAATFALIVAATFGISRIVEQNLVTIDPGVIEAARAMGASPLRIIVGLLVPEALGPLILGYTFVFVAVVDMTAVAGAIGGGGLGDFAITYGYQRFEWGITAIAVLIIIVLVQAAQYLGNLLSRKALRS; via the coding sequence GTGAACATCGACTGGACGACGATCGGGCCGGTGCTGCTCACCTCGATCGGCGAGACCATCTGGATGGTCATCGCGACGATGCTGATCGGCGGGTTCCTCGGCCTGGCGCTCGGCATCCTGCTCTACACCACGCGCAAGGGCGGGATCCTCGCCAACCGCTTCGTGTTCCTGGTGCTGAACGTGCTGGTGAACATCATCAGGCCGATCCCGTTCATCATCTTCGTGACGGCGATCGGGCCGCTGACGGTCAAGATCGTCGGCACCACGCTGGGCACCACCGCGGCCACGTTCGCGCTGATCGTGGCCGCCACGTTCGGCATCTCCCGGATCGTCGAGCAGAACCTGGTGACCATCGACCCCGGCGTCATCGAAGCGGCCCGTGCGATGGGTGCGAGCCCACTGCGGATCATCGTCGGCCTGCTGGTGCCGGAGGCGCTCGGGCCGCTGATCCTCGGCTACACCTTCGTGTTCGTCGCGGTCGTCGACATGACGGCCGTCGCGGGCGCGATCGGTGGCGGCGGGCTCGGGGACTTCGCCATCACCTACGGCTACCAGCGCTTCGAGTGGGGCATCACCGCGATCGCGGTGCTGATCATCATCGTGCTGGTGCAGGCGGCCCAGTACCTGGGCAACTTGTTGTCCCGCAAGGCACTGCGCAGCTGA
- a CDS encoding methionine ABC transporter ATP-binding protein: MSTASPLIEFHDVGKTFGSGDRAVTALADIDLAIEPGEVFAIIGYSGAGKSTLVRLINALEPVTTGRVVVGGTAITGLPERRLREVRLGIGMIFQQFNLLRSRTVFGNVVYPLKVAGWDKQRREQRVAELLRFVGIADKAWQYPDQLSGGQKQRVGIARALATNPKILLADESTSALDPETTGEVLRLLKRVNSEFGVTIVVITHEMEVVREIADRVAVLDAGRIVEQGDVVDVFSAPKTAITRRFVETVLHDRPNGEDLARLRARHDGRLVTASIRDDRRIGAVLSNALGRHGVRFEIVHGGIKELGGEPLGRLTLELNGAADGVDALIAELREITEVEELVA; encoded by the coding sequence GTGAGCACCGCTTCCCCGCTGATCGAGTTCCACGACGTCGGCAAGACCTTCGGATCCGGCGACCGCGCGGTCACCGCGCTGGCGGACATCGACTTGGCCATCGAGCCCGGCGAGGTGTTCGCGATCATCGGCTACTCCGGCGCGGGCAAGAGCACCCTGGTGCGGTTGATCAACGCGCTGGAGCCGGTCACCACCGGCCGGGTCGTCGTCGGCGGCACCGCCATCACCGGCCTGCCCGAGCGGCGGCTGCGCGAGGTCCGGCTCGGCATCGGCATGATCTTCCAGCAGTTCAACCTGCTGCGCTCCCGCACCGTGTTCGGCAACGTCGTCTACCCGCTGAAGGTCGCGGGCTGGGACAAGCAGCGGCGCGAGCAGCGTGTCGCCGAGCTGCTGCGGTTCGTCGGCATCGCCGACAAGGCCTGGCAGTACCCCGATCAGCTCTCCGGCGGGCAGAAGCAGCGGGTCGGCATCGCCAGGGCGCTGGCGACCAACCCGAAGATCCTGCTCGCGGACGAGTCCACCAGCGCGCTGGACCCGGAGACCACCGGGGAGGTGCTGCGGCTGCTCAAGCGGGTCAACAGCGAGTTCGGGGTGACCATCGTGGTCATCACGCACGAGATGGAGGTGGTCCGGGAGATCGCGGACCGGGTCGCGGTGCTCGACGCCGGGCGGATCGTCGAGCAGGGCGACGTGGTGGACGTGTTCTCCGCGCCCAAGACCGCGATCACCCGGCGTTTCGTGGAAACGGTGCTGCACGACCGGCCCAACGGCGAGGACCTGGCGCGGCTGCGGGCCCGGCACGACGGCCGGCTGGTGACCGCGAGCATCCGCGACGACCGGCGGATCGGGGCGGTGCTGTCCAATGCGCTCGGCCGGCACGGGGTGCGGTTCGAGATCGTCCACGGCGGCATCAAGGAGCTCGGCGGCGAGCCGCTGGGCCGCCTGACGCTGGAGCTCAACGGCGCCGCCGACGGCGTGGACGCGCTGATCGCCGAGCTCCGCGAGATCACCGAGGTCGAGGAGCTGGTCGCGTGA
- a CDS encoding MetQ/NlpA family ABC transporter substrate-binding protein — translation MSENDNSPENDDLGLPEKPKKKWRGVLLGLAALVVIAVVAVVVVQGRSTDTAADRTKVRIGVTDASKPYWKTYKELAAAQGIDLETVNFSDYHQANPALSQKQIDVNLFQHLLFLANYNASNEDTLTPIASTYVVPLSLYSQKHPAVAGIPQGGSVAIPNDPTNQARALLVLQQAGLIKLKDGGTVLSTPAEIDTAASKVSVTPVDAAQTVASLPSVDAAIINNNFALDAKLDPTKALFGDDPNSPSAAPYINVFVVRAEDRDNPTYRELVEIYRDERVSGQAQADSKGTSVLVDRPQAELEGILADLAKTVRTPK, via the coding sequence ATGTCCGAGAACGACAACTCCCCCGAAAACGACGACCTCGGGCTGCCGGAGAAGCCCAAGAAGAAGTGGCGCGGCGTCCTGCTGGGCCTGGCCGCGCTGGTGGTGATCGCCGTCGTCGCAGTCGTCGTGGTGCAGGGCCGCTCGACCGACACCGCGGCCGACCGCACCAAGGTGCGCATCGGCGTCACCGACGCCAGCAAGCCCTACTGGAAGACGTATAAGGAACTCGCCGCGGCTCAGGGCATCGACCTCGAGACGGTCAACTTCAGCGACTACCACCAGGCCAACCCGGCGCTGTCGCAGAAGCAGATCGACGTGAACCTCTTCCAGCACCTGCTCTTCCTCGCCAACTACAACGCGTCCAACGAGGACACCCTGACCCCGATCGCCTCGACCTACGTCGTGCCGCTGAGCCTCTACTCGCAGAAGCACCCCGCCGTCGCCGGCATCCCGCAGGGCGGCTCCGTGGCGATCCCCAACGACCCCACCAACCAGGCTCGGGCGCTGCTGGTGCTGCAGCAGGCCGGGCTGATCAAGCTCAAGGACGGCGGGACCGTGCTGTCCACCCCGGCCGAGATCGACACCGCGGCTTCGAAGGTGAGCGTCACCCCGGTCGACGCCGCGCAGACCGTCGCGTCGCTGCCGTCGGTGGACGCGGCGATCATCAACAACAACTTCGCCCTCGACGCCAAGCTCGACCCCACCAAGGCACTCTTCGGCGACGACCCGAACAGCCCGTCGGCCGCGCCCTACATCAACGTGTTCGTCGTCCGCGCCGAGGACCGGGACAACCCGACCTACCGCGAGCTCGTCGAGATCTACCGGGACGAGCGCGTCTCCGGGCAGGCCCAGGCCGACTCGAAGGGCACGTCGGTGCTGGTCGACCGCCCGCAGGCCGAGCTCGAAGGCATCCTCGCCGACCTGGCGAAGACCGTGCGGACACCCAAGTGA
- the hrpB gene encoding ATP-dependent helicase HrpB, which yields MPGSHLVVSQVVLDDPAEGARMSAQIDAAGIPWQRRAPAESNPFFDGLEPVEPGMVNLEHWRPDPDQPPRPGPGGPPPLCGQHGRGRRPLRARWGAPKAPTPRRFRAKSPLPGAAPILNNAMPRRRCRDERASGVGWPGWQYGAVMLDFPDLPVRSALDDVTRALSEHGTAVLVAPPGTGKTTLVPLALAEQGLRVVVAEPRRLATRAAAERMASLLGEKVGQRVGYSVRGERRRGAETVVEVVTSGLLVRRLQSDPELSGVDVVMLDECHERHLDADLLLSLLLDARDGLRPDLQVLATSATVAAGRAAELLGAAPVLEAHARTHPVRTAYLPPARGERIESCVARAVRTALAEQDGDVLAFLPGAAEIRRVAGQLDRSDVDVLPLHGRLSHAQQDSALRVGERRRVVLATAVAESSLTVPGVRAVVDSGLSRVSRVDNRRGLAGLATVRVSAAVAEQRAGRAGRQGPGVVYRCWPEHEHSTLPAYPEPEIRTADLTRLALELACWGTPDGSALTWWDEPPAGALAAGREVLRGLGALEPSGAVTDRGRRMAELGLHPRLARALLDGRELAGVDIATEVVALLDNDALTNEIDVTTALSRLRRGAPGSDRWRREVRRLRASVQPHPGTSDRDNAALVVALAQPERLARRRGADSAVYLMASGTAVELPGNSGLRGSEWLVVAVADRAPGSAYGTVRMAAPADEELARRAAPALVTTGDEIGWADGDVRAVRIERLGAIVLSQRPIRDPDPTEVREALLAGLRAEGPELLSWNEDARRLRQRLGFLHAALGDPWPATDDGALLSAVDHWLEPELSAARRRADLRIPAGVALRRLIPWSAAGRLDELAPDRIEVPSGSRIKVDYRDDRPALPVKLQEVFGWQDVPRIADGRVPVVLHLLSPAGRPAAVTADLGSFWRNGYQQVRAELRGRYPKHPWPEDPATATPTRRTRR from the coding sequence GTGCCCGGCAGCCACCTGGTCGTCTCCCAGGTGGTCCTCGACGATCCGGCTGAAGGCGCGCGGATGAGCGCGCAGATCGACGCCGCCGGCATTCCCTGGCAGAGGCGCGCCCCGGCGGAGTCCAACCCCTTCTTCGACGGGCTGGAGCCGGTTGAGCCGGGCATGGTGAACCTCGAGCACTGGCGGCCGGATCCGGACCAGCCGCCCCGACCCGGTCCCGGTGGTCCTCCGCCCTTATGCGGGCAGCACGGACGCGGGCGTCGGCCCCTACGTGCACGGTGGGGCGCTCCGAAAGCCCCGACTCCCCGGCGATTTCGCGCGAAATCGCCCTTGCCGGGTGCGGCGCCGATCTTGAACAACGCGATGCCCCGGCGGCGATGCCGAGACGAGCGGGCATCGGGCGTCGGCTGGCCGGGATGGCAGTATGGGGCCGTTATGCTCGACTTCCCGGATCTTCCCGTGCGTTCCGCGCTCGACGACGTCACCCGTGCTCTTTCCGAGCACGGCACGGCGGTGCTGGTGGCTCCGCCGGGCACCGGGAAGACGACGTTGGTCCCGTTGGCGCTTGCCGAGCAGGGCCTGCGCGTCGTGGTCGCCGAGCCGCGGCGGTTGGCGACCCGGGCCGCGGCGGAGCGCATGGCGAGCCTGCTCGGCGAGAAGGTCGGGCAGCGCGTGGGGTACTCGGTTCGGGGCGAGCGCCGTCGTGGCGCGGAAACGGTCGTCGAGGTGGTGACCTCCGGCCTGCTGGTGCGGAGGCTGCAATCCGACCCCGAATTGTCCGGGGTCGACGTGGTGATGCTCGACGAATGCCACGAGCGGCATCTCGACGCGGACCTCCTCCTGTCGTTGCTGCTGGACGCGCGGGACGGTCTGCGGCCGGATCTCCAGGTGCTGGCGACCTCGGCCACGGTGGCGGCCGGCCGGGCGGCGGAACTGCTCGGCGCCGCCCCGGTGCTGGAGGCGCACGCGCGGACGCACCCGGTCCGAACCGCGTACCTGCCGCCGGCGCGAGGCGAGCGGATCGAGTCTTGCGTGGCGCGGGCGGTGCGCACCGCGCTGGCCGAGCAGGACGGCGATGTGCTGGCGTTCCTGCCCGGGGCCGCCGAAATCCGCCGCGTCGCGGGCCAACTCGATAGGTCCGATGTGGACGTTCTGCCGCTGCACGGGCGGCTCAGCCACGCGCAGCAGGATTCGGCGCTGCGGGTGGGGGAGCGGCGCCGGGTGGTGCTGGCGACGGCGGTCGCGGAATCGAGCCTGACCGTGCCCGGGGTGCGCGCCGTCGTGGATTCGGGCCTTTCCCGGGTGTCGAGGGTGGACAACCGGCGCGGCCTGGCCGGGCTGGCCACGGTTCGGGTGTCGGCGGCGGTGGCCGAGCAGCGGGCGGGCCGCGCCGGCCGGCAGGGGCCGGGTGTGGTGTACCGGTGCTGGCCGGAGCACGAGCACAGCACGCTGCCCGCCTACCCAGAACCGGAGATCCGGACGGCGGACCTGACCCGGCTGGCCCTGGAACTGGCGTGCTGGGGAACGCCTGACGGGTCGGCGCTGACGTGGTGGGACGAGCCGCCCGCCGGTGCGCTTGCGGCGGGCCGGGAGGTGCTGCGCGGGCTCGGCGCGTTGGAACCCTCCGGGGCGGTGACCGACCGGGGCCGCCGGATGGCCGAACTGGGCCTGCATCCGCGGCTGGCCCGGGCCTTGCTCGACGGCCGCGAACTGGCGGGTGTGGACATCGCCACCGAGGTCGTCGCCCTCCTCGACAACGATGCCCTGACCAACGAAATCGACGTGACAACCGCACTTTCCCGATTGCGGCGGGGCGCGCCGGGCAGCGATCGGTGGCGCCGCGAGGTCCGTAGGCTGCGTGCGTCGGTGCAGCCGCACCCCGGAACCTCCGATCGCGACAATGCGGCGCTGGTCGTCGCGCTTGCGCAGCCCGAGCGGCTCGCGCGGCGCCGGGGAGCGGACTCGGCGGTGTACCTGATGGCGTCCGGCACGGCGGTGGAGCTGCCCGGCAACTCCGGGTTGCGCGGCTCGGAATGGCTTGTCGTGGCTGTCGCCGACCGGGCCCCTGGCAGCGCTTACGGCACCGTCCGCATGGCCGCACCGGCAGACGAGGAGCTGGCCCGGAGAGCGGCGCCCGCCCTGGTGACCACCGGCGACGAGATCGGCTGGGCCGACGGCGATGTGCGCGCGGTCCGGATCGAGCGGCTCGGCGCGATCGTCCTGAGCCAGCGGCCGATCCGCGACCCGGACCCCACCGAAGTCCGGGAGGCGCTGCTGGCGGGCCTGCGCGCCGAGGGGCCGGAACTGCTGTCCTGGAACGAAGATGCGCGGCGGCTGCGCCAGCGGCTCGGGTTCCTGCACGCCGCGCTCGGCGATCCCTGGCCCGCCACCGACGACGGAGCGCTTCTGTCCGCAGTGGACCATTGGTTGGAGCCCGAGCTCTCGGCGGCCCGGCGGCGGGCCGATCTCCGGATTCCGGCGGGCGTCGCGTTGCGACGGCTGATCCCCTGGTCGGCGGCGGGTCGGCTGGACGAGCTCGCGCCGGATCGGATCGAGGTCCCGTCCGGCTCCCGCATCAAGGTGGACTACCGGGACGACCGCCCCGCACTGCCCGTGAAGCTGCAGGAGGTCTTCGGCTGGCAGGACGTGCCCCGCATCGCCGACGGCCGGGTCCCGGTCGTGCTGCACC